Below is a window of Bordetella genomosp. 9 DNA.
TTCCGAATCGTTTCACGCTGACCCTGGCCGCCACCTACCGCGCGCGCGAACTGGCGCAGGGCCATGCTCCCCGCCTGGATAGCAAGAACAAACCCACGGTAACGGCGCTTCGCGAGATCGCCAAGGGCATGACCGGCGCTGAAATGCTGCGGAAAGTGCCCACCTGAGCGCGGTCGGGAGGTG
It encodes the following:
- the rpoZ gene encoding DNA-directed RNA polymerase subunit omega produces the protein MARITVEDCLNNIPNRFTLTLAATYRARELAQGHAPRLDSKNKPTVTALREIAKGMTGAEMLRKVPT